In Candidatus Flexicrinis affinis, the following proteins share a genomic window:
- a CDS encoding GAF domain-containing sensor histidine kinase translates to MDNPQSQTMQWAAMLLRLLAAAAAVALPLLDPGAGLTFDSNVLLLGGVVILVTNSLVALGIVGRGLQSSLTVLQITADWGTVGAVAYMVQGRPLPVLLAAGVVALIGISRTEWPWGVLVAFGTVLAAAVGVVFAYGGIVDSLQSYWEVALVAIVAVTLAGLWNWADLNHRGQNTRQFKKIVDRLENELATIREGTRAVVSVATSLNTTSYQKILDAALDIGRLGLRRASNVRVVGMVLLVRDSDEQLQIVNNRGLAHYELDKLFAARSGVIGGAMSEGVAVIGGPGPKDPELAEMVAFARTRSTMAVPLRAEYINYGVLVFGTSDEDAFNSDILDIVQTIATQVTVALQNASLYGNLLLEKERIVRLEQNARQALVRDLHDIPTQTISAVTMRTGILKMLLDRGQIDKLKPEIEAVEDMAKQATAEIRHVLFKLRPLALESQGLSVALAQLVEKTRKTFAQNITLRIDEQVDHVLPMESQDALFYLIEEAISNARKYAQAQMIKIDVAVKNDQVLVRVADNGVGFDVDAVQDKYVERGSFGMVNMHERAELIGGALKLESRPGKGTAVMVTVPVGAAGGEGRLQYAVRQTKLGRTIQSPSV, encoded by the coding sequence ATGGATAATCCGCAAAGCCAGACCATGCAATGGGCAGCCATGCTGCTGCGACTGTTGGCCGCCGCCGCCGCCGTCGCACTGCCGCTGTTGGACCCCGGCGCAGGCTTAACGTTCGACTCGAACGTGCTGCTGCTGGGCGGAGTGGTCATTCTGGTGACCAACAGCCTCGTGGCGCTGGGCATTGTGGGGCGGGGTCTTCAAAGCAGCCTGACCGTGCTTCAAATCACTGCCGACTGGGGTACCGTCGGGGCGGTGGCCTATATGGTACAGGGCAGGCCGCTTCCCGTGCTGCTCGCCGCTGGGGTCGTCGCCTTGATCGGAATCAGCCGCACGGAATGGCCGTGGGGCGTGCTGGTCGCATTTGGCACCGTGTTGGCGGCGGCGGTCGGCGTCGTGTTCGCCTACGGCGGCATCGTCGACTCGCTCCAGTCCTACTGGGAAGTCGCGCTGGTCGCGATCGTGGCTGTAACGCTCGCCGGGCTGTGGAATTGGGCGGACCTCAACCACCGCGGGCAGAACACGCGCCAGTTCAAGAAGATTGTGGATCGCCTTGAAAACGAGCTGGCGACCATCCGTGAAGGCACACGGGCGGTTGTCTCGGTTGCGACGTCACTGAATACCACCAGTTATCAGAAAATCCTCGACGCCGCGCTCGACATCGGCCGGCTGGGCCTCCGCCGCGCATCGAACGTGCGTGTGGTCGGTATGGTTCTGCTGGTGCGTGATTCCGACGAGCAGCTTCAGATCGTCAACAACCGCGGGCTGGCGCACTACGAGCTGGATAAGCTGTTCGCGGCGCGCTCGGGTGTCATTGGCGGGGCGATGTCCGAAGGCGTCGCGGTGATCGGCGGGCCGGGGCCGAAAGACCCCGAACTGGCCGAAATGGTCGCCTTTGCGCGTACCCGCTCGACGATGGCCGTGCCCCTGCGCGCCGAGTACATCAACTACGGCGTGCTCGTCTTCGGCACGTCGGACGAAGACGCGTTCAACTCCGACATTCTCGACATCGTCCAGACCATCGCCACGCAGGTGACCGTCGCGCTGCAGAACGCCTCGCTTTACGGTAATTTGCTCCTCGAAAAGGAGCGCATCGTGCGCCTCGAGCAGAACGCGCGGCAGGCGCTCGTGCGCGACCTGCACGACATACCGACGCAGACGATCAGCGCCGTGACGATGCGCACCGGCATCCTCAAGATGCTGCTCGACCGCGGCCAGATCGACAAGCTCAAGCCGGAGATCGAAGCCGTCGAGGACATGGCCAAGCAAGCCACCGCCGAGATTCGCCATGTGCTGTTCAAGCTGCGCCCGCTCGCCCTCGAATCGCAGGGGTTGAGCGTCGCGCTCGCCCAGTTGGTCGAGAAAACGCGCAAGACGTTCGCCCAGAACATCACGCTGCGCATCGACGAGCAGGTCGATCACGTGCTGCCGATGGAGTCGCAGGACGCGCTGTTCTACTTGATCGAGGAAGCGATCAGCAACGCCCGCAAGTACGCGCAGGCGCAGATGATCAAGATCGACGTGGCCGTCAAGAACGATCAGGTACTCGTCCGGGTGGCAGACAACGGCGTCGGGTTCGACGTGGACGCCGTACAGGACAAGTACGTCGAGCGCGGCAGCTTCGGCATGGTCAACATGCATGAACGCGCCGAACTGATCGGCGGGGCGTTGAAGCTAGAAAGCCGCCCCGGCAAAGGCACCGCCGTGATGGTCACCGTGCCGGTGGGCGCCGCCGGCGGCGAAGGCCGATTGCAGTACGCCGTCCGCCAGACCAAACTCGGGCGCACGATCCAAAGCCCGTCGGTGTAA
- a CDS encoding SpoIID/LytB domain-containing protein: MTIRVGITPYIHCGDWLANDKEITEIIEMDFREYVKNVLPNEWPNAWPTESLRAGAIAVKMFGWWRYNVVRLAPGARPEGVDVVDNTCDMVFFPNSAKPTTNAAVDHTWPYRATFNGIVQETHFLSTQALCDAYNFPRCMPQWGTKDMADLGALWPEIVTQYFQPIDILQTADIPVGTNVVKNPSFDAGTSEWLVTGAQGTTVLSGVFNFYRGVGSPNPAILRQDIPTIISANSKLKLVVKLGNSSAQAKTMRVRLQRADGAQTIANCSFTVPPNSPPIKHTVWAVTPAGWGGIRVEFSGMSDDGLAAYLIDDVKLKYQPTGDASVPCIVPVPGKPTVLSPLAGLSYGLDITVLVAEGDSNYVEGYDAAFHIQIDNSAAFTSPEFDNGASLAQDPLIPVSLPAGRWYLRARQFDGVDRYSKWTKSVSFLAIDLPETPTLIAPIGDVPATGQSLIWTAASGADLYKVVIKDPAGTAVYKAKEPPLSFNCSSTCVVPIDSLGVALQASVPYTWKVVAFNENGKVKSAPNTFTLVN, from the coding sequence ATGACCATCCGGGTCGGGATCACGCCCTACATCCACTGCGGCGATTGGCTGGCCAACGATAAGGAAATCACCGAGATCATCGAGATGGACTTTCGCGAGTACGTGAAGAACGTACTCCCGAACGAATGGCCCAACGCTTGGCCGACGGAATCCCTGCGTGCTGGCGCGATCGCCGTCAAGATGTTCGGATGGTGGCGCTACAACGTGGTGCGGCTTGCCCCCGGCGCACGCCCCGAGGGCGTCGATGTCGTGGACAACACCTGCGACATGGTGTTCTTCCCCAACAGCGCCAAGCCGACCACTAACGCCGCCGTAGATCACACATGGCCCTATCGCGCCACGTTCAACGGGATCGTGCAGGAAACTCATTTTCTGAGCACGCAGGCGCTGTGCGACGCCTACAACTTCCCGCGCTGCATGCCGCAGTGGGGCACCAAGGACATGGCCGACTTGGGCGCGCTGTGGCCCGAGATTGTCACCCAGTACTTCCAGCCGATCGACATCCTGCAGACGGCCGATATCCCGGTCGGCACCAACGTCGTCAAGAACCCGTCGTTCGACGCCGGTACAAGCGAATGGCTGGTGACCGGCGCGCAAGGCACGACCGTGTTGAGCGGCGTGTTCAACTTTTATCGCGGCGTTGGTTCGCCTAACCCGGCGATCCTAAGGCAGGACATCCCGACGATTATCAGCGCGAACTCCAAACTCAAGCTGGTCGTAAAACTCGGCAACAGCAGCGCGCAGGCCAAAACCATGCGCGTACGCCTCCAACGCGCGGACGGCGCACAGACTATCGCCAACTGCTCCTTCACCGTGCCGCCCAACTCGCCCCCGATCAAGCACACCGTTTGGGCGGTGACGCCGGCAGGTTGGGGCGGGATTCGCGTCGAGTTCTCGGGCATGAGCGACGATGGACTTGCCGCCTATCTGATCGATGACGTAAAGCTCAAGTATCAGCCGACAGGTGACGCTAGCGTGCCGTGCATCGTGCCGGTACCGGGCAAGCCAACCGTGCTCTCTCCGCTGGCCGGCTTGAGCTATGGGCTGGACATTACCGTGCTGGTCGCCGAAGGGGACAGCAACTACGTCGAAGGTTATGACGCCGCATTCCATATCCAGATCGACAACAGCGCCGCGTTCACTTCGCCCGAGTTCGACAACGGCGCGAGCCTCGCGCAGGATCCACTCATCCCGGTGAGCTTGCCCGCCGGACGGTGGTATCTGCGCGCGCGGCAGTTCGACGGCGTGGACCGCTACAGCAAGTGGACGAAGTCGGTCAGTTTCTTGGCCATCGACCTGCCGGAAACGCCCACGCTGATCGCCCCTATTGGGGACGTACCGGCTACCGGGCAAAGCCTGATCTGGACGGCGGCGAGCGGTGCCGACCTGTACAAGGTCGTCATCAAAGACCCGGCCGGAACGGCGGTTTACAAGGCCAAGGAACCGCCTCTCTCGTTCAACTGCTCGTCGACCTGTGTCGTGCCGATCGACAGCCTCGGCGTGGCGCTGCAGGCGAGCGTGCCGTACACGTGGAAGGTCGTTGCGTTCAACGAGAACGGCAAGGTAAAAAGTGCGCCGAACACGTTCACGCTGGTAAACTAG
- a CDS encoding alanine--glyoxylate aminotransferase family protein, with product MSTHKRLVIPGPVEVREEILQAQTQWMIGHRSTAFADLYARMQTKLKHAFQTENRVILLGSSGTGLWEGASRNCIRDDKPVLHLIGGAFSERWAEISKANGKQVDTVEVEWGQAHTPEMVAEALAKKTYDAVCAVHNETSTGVTNPIKAIGEVVRQYDDTLFLVDTVSGFLGAELRVDEWGIDFALTSSQKAFALPPGLAFASVSERVLARAKQVPFRGYYFDLIEITKSGDKNNTPSTPPVSLMFAADKQLDDIMAEGLENRWARHLTMREMTHQWSDSRGFGVFADRAYASPTVTTVDNRTKQIDVDAMAKFMSGKNFSMDKGYGKIKGPTFRIAHMGDMQIGTLEEVLSGLDEFIGA from the coding sequence ATGAGCACACACAAGCGACTGGTAATTCCCGGCCCGGTGGAAGTCCGCGAGGAGATTTTGCAGGCGCAGACGCAGTGGATGATCGGGCATCGCTCGACCGCCTTCGCCGACCTCTACGCGCGCATGCAGACCAAGCTCAAGCACGCGTTCCAAACCGAGAACCGGGTCATCTTGCTCGGCTCGTCCGGTACGGGCCTATGGGAAGGCGCATCGCGCAACTGCATCCGTGACGACAAGCCCGTTCTGCACCTGATCGGCGGCGCGTTCAGCGAGCGCTGGGCCGAGATCAGCAAAGCCAACGGCAAGCAAGTCGATACCGTCGAGGTCGAGTGGGGACAGGCCCATACGCCGGAGATGGTCGCCGAGGCGCTGGCCAAGAAGACGTATGACGCGGTGTGCGCCGTCCACAACGAGACGAGCACCGGCGTCACCAACCCGATCAAGGCCATTGGCGAGGTCGTGCGCCAGTACGACGACACGTTGTTCTTGGTCGACACCGTCAGCGGATTTCTCGGCGCCGAACTGCGCGTCGACGAGTGGGGCATCGACTTCGCGCTGACCAGTTCGCAGAAGGCATTCGCCCTGCCGCCCGGCTTGGCGTTCGCGTCGGTCAGCGAGCGGGTCCTCGCCCGCGCCAAGCAGGTCCCCTTCCGCGGCTACTACTTCGACCTGATCGAGATCACCAAGAGCGGCGACAAAAACAACACGCCGTCGACGCCGCCCGTCAGCTTGATGTTTGCCGCCGACAAGCAGTTGGACGACATCATGGCCGAAGGGTTGGAAAACCGCTGGGCGCGTCATCTCACCATGCGCGAGATGACTCACCAGTGGTCGGACAGCCGCGGGTTCGGCGTCTTTGCCGACCGCGCCTATGCCAGCCCGACCGTTACCACCGTCGACAACCGCACCAAACAGATCGACGTGGATGCGATGGCCAAGTTCATGTCGGGCAAGAACTTCAGCATGGACAAGGGGTACGGCAAGATCAAGGGGCCGACCTTCCGCATCGCGCACATGGGCGACATGCAGATCGGCACGCTCGAAGAAGTCCTGTCCGGCCTCGACGAATTCATCGGCGCGTAG
- a CDS encoding phosphoglycerate dehydrogenase, with protein sequence MPFHVLISDNVDKRAIALLQEKPDLRVTAGGDLSREQTIAALPEADALIIRSATKANAELLGYASKLKVIARAGVGVDNVDLNAATDKGIVVMNTPDGNTISTAEHTFGLMLSLARHIPQAHASLAGGAWDRKSFTGLELRDKTLGIVGFGRIGRAVAKRALAFEMNVISYDPFVLPDMAADMGVTMVSLDTLFAQSDFISLHTSVNDESRYMVDAKSIAKMKDGVRLINAARGVLIRDTDLADAIKSGKVAGAALDVFEPEPPATDNPLIGLPGVIHTPHLAASTKDAQNNVAIDAAQLVIDALMLGRYANVCNPAVLQTH encoded by the coding sequence ATGCCGTTTCACGTCCTGATTTCGGACAACGTCGACAAGCGCGCGATTGCGCTGCTGCAGGAGAAACCCGACTTGCGCGTGACGGCGGGTGGAGACCTGTCGCGCGAGCAAACGATCGCCGCGCTGCCTGAGGCCGATGCGCTGATCATTCGCAGCGCGACAAAGGCCAACGCCGAACTCCTCGGCTATGCATCCAAGCTCAAGGTGATCGCCCGTGCCGGAGTCGGTGTCGATAACGTCGACCTGAACGCGGCGACCGACAAGGGCATCGTCGTAATGAACACGCCTGATGGCAACACCATCAGCACCGCCGAGCACACCTTCGGCCTGATGCTGTCGCTGGCGCGGCACATTCCGCAGGCGCACGCCAGCCTCGCCGGCGGCGCATGGGACCGCAAGAGTTTCACCGGTCTGGAGCTGCGCGACAAGACGCTCGGCATCGTCGGTTTTGGGCGCATCGGGCGTGCTGTCGCCAAGCGCGCGCTGGCCTTCGAGATGAACGTGATCTCGTACGACCCGTTTGTGCTGCCGGACATGGCTGCCGATATGGGCGTGACGATGGTCTCGCTCGATACGCTGTTCGCGCAGAGCGATTTCATCAGCCTGCACACGAGTGTGAACGACGAGTCGCGCTACATGGTCGACGCCAAGAGCATCGCCAAGATGAAGGACGGCGTGCGCCTGATCAACGCGGCGCGCGGTGTGCTCATCCGCGACACCGATTTGGCTGACGCAATCAAGAGCGGCAAGGTGGCGGGCGCGGCGCTCGACGTCTTCGAGCCTGAGCCGCCCGCGACCGACAACCCGCTGATCGGCCTGCCGGGTGTCATTCACACCCCGCACCTGGCCGCCAGCACCAAAGACGCGCAGAACAACGTGGCGATCGACGCGGCGCAGTTGGTGATCGACGCGCTGATGCTGGGCCGCTACGCCAACGTCTGCAATCCGGCGGTGCTGCAAACGCACTAG